ctcccccgctaaaaaaaaaatctttaaaggaggaaaaaaagatGGAAAGTTAACATTTGTATTAGTTAAATAGGTtacataaactaaataatatggATTAAAATCTGTACACATAAGAGTATACAACATCaacatgaacaaaaaataataaattctaatgaATGGGTTAAATCTCTCCGGAATAGATaacttgaattgtttttttcttactgtagcaaaacttttattaccttttaaaattaaagttaataaacttAAGTATTTCACTTTTACCAGAAAATttagcgaataaaaaaaaatgttttacgaaGATGTGTAAGTTTAGAAATTATACTGTCTGAAAATCAACATTCTGGGAATTCTACCCGAAAAATCAatcattcataataaatagCGTAAATAGTGAAAAActagcttaaaattaaaaagtaacaaaaaaaagaaaccggCATTGCCCTTAATTTTCAGTATATGTTCAATATTTGTTCCttttttgcacttaaaaaatagtaaccTATTGGGCAAAGagcataattttaagtaaagaaatatcCATGCGAATCTTAAAGTTCTTGAATCAGACTTAAGTAAGTCTCCAACAGGCGGGTGAGTTGGCAAATCTGGTAAACTTCCTATATAGTCAATCGTCGAAGCAGCCCTCCCTggaatgcgctattcttgtttccataacaGCAGACGGCCTATTTACTTTGTGGTGGGGTAATCTCTTTCTAAAGACAaaccataaaaactttttttcctgttattagAGTAGAGTAGAAGTACCACAAAGCCAGCCCTCTCTATATATAGCCAGTCTTCAATATTGTCCAGttcttgaaatagttaaacctaGTAATCATAATAGTCACCACCACTGCTCCAGATGAATGGTGAGGTAAGTTCTTTCTTTAGACAGACTTCAGATCGCTTCTACtatcttttctgaaaaaaatataaaatatcactttaattTTGGCCACATAATAGATATATTGGGatgacttatttaattttaatctatcaagATTTTTTCCgagattttaaaatactcaCGCTGCCCATCTTTATTAAGAGTTAATAAAGCCCTTTGATAGACCAGACGGCAAGCCAAAGACTGAGGCaagaaatgagaaaaatctGTCGTAACtgcctatttatttttaaattgaggatatcgttaaattaaatgttaatttctaaCTTCATATTTCCAGTAAGCAAAACCTATATTCTATTTCatgaaaaaggatattttttgatacaaaatattcCTTGAAGTTACCAATAATTCATATTAGTCCAAGGTCCTTATCTTTTATAAGACGCCGTCTTACCCCAAATATAATGAAGAAGGCCTGCCTTTTCAAAGAATTCTTAAAAGATACACATGTtcaatttatagttttcttttttttattattgattcaGGAAAATGAACGGAAGCCAACCGCCACTCGAGTTATTCCACCTGCCGTCGTTGTCACTGAATATCAAGACAAATATGAAGAAAGTGATCGGAAGCAACGTTCTTCCTCCACTCGAGCTGTTTCTCTCGCCGCCATTGTCCCAGAATATCGAGGCAAATATGCGGAAAGTGACCGGAAGCAGCGTTCTTTCTCCACTCGAGCTGTTTCTCCTGCCACCTTTGTCACTGAAAACAGAAACcaatttgaagcaaatgaaagGAAGCCCCGTTCTACATCTATTCGAGCTACTCCACCTGGCATTATCGGAGATGAAACAACCCTTAATGTCAGtatatgttcaatatttttcttttgtactttaaaaattgcaaccCGATGGGTAAAGAGcatcattttaagtaaaagaaatatccATGCTAATCTTAAAGTTTCttaatcagatttttataaGTCTCCTACTAGCGATTGAGTCGGCCAATCTGGTAAACTTCctattcaaagaaattaatcATCGAAGCTCCTCttcctgaaatgcgctattcttgtttccatagcagcaggcGGCCATTGATTTTGTATTGTGGGGGTGGGAGAGTTCTTACTATAGAGAaactatataaacttttttcctGCCGTAATTAGGATAGAAGTAGTTTGTCTAAAGAAGGAACTCCTTTCACCATGAAATCTGAGGCCATCAGTGCTCTTAATCTCTCCAACCCGAGCATAAAACTGTCTTAAATATTGTCCAGTTCTTGAAAGAGTTAAACCCAGCAATCAGTCACCACCACCACTGCACCAGATGAATGATAAGGGAAGTTCTTTAGACAAGCTATATATAGTTTTAGTTACTAGcttatctgaaaaaatataaaatggcaCTTTAATTTTGGCCACATGATAGGTATATTGGGATGCCTTATTTAACTTTCATCTATCAAGATTTTTTCCgagattttaaaatactcataTACCCACGCACATAGCCatctttattaagaattaataaagcTCTTTGACAGACCAGACAGCTAGCCGAAAACAGTGGCAAGAAATAAGAAAACACCGTCGTAACTAGccatttatatgtttatttgatATTGAGGAAAActatttacttcaaattaaatgctaatttcGGATTTCATGTTTCCAGTAAAAAaccaatattcaattttataaaaaaggatatttcTTGATGATACAATCTTCCTTTAAATTACCGATGATTCCCATTATCcaaggtttttattttctttcatatggCACCGAGTTACCCTAAATGTAATAAACAAGTCCTGcttctttaaataattcttaaatacaaAGTATTCAATTtatagtgttttcttttttttattgtttcaggAAAATGATCGGAAATCAACCTCCACTCGAGTTATTCCATCTGCCGTCGTTGTCACTGAATATCAAGACAAATATGAGGAAAGTTACAACAGGCAACGTTCTTTCTCCACTCTAGCTGATTCGCCTGTCGCCATTGCCACTGAATATCAAGACAAATATGAGGAAAGTTACCGCAGGCAACGTTCTTTCTCCTCCCGAGCTGTTTCTCCTGCTACCTTTGTCACTGAACCCAGAgacaaatttgaaacaaatcaaAGAAAGTCTCGCTCTGCATCCATCCAAGCTACTCCACCTGGCATTATTGCAACTGAAAACAAAATGCTATGTGAATTTGAGGCAAACGAACCGAAGCCCCGTTCTGCAGCCATCCGAGGTACTTCATCTGGCATTGTGGTTAATGAAAACCAAATTACAGACAAATTTGAGGAGAAGGAGATGAAGAAGAAATGGGAAAAACGCTTTGTGTTTCAACGTACCACTGTTGCAAATACTATTGCAAATAAAACTCCAAACAAATTTCCTATTTCAGAACCAGGTATCAGTAGCAAGAGTAAGATGAATATCACATACGTTGTCAAAGAAGAAAGCAACTCCGTCGAAAACACAAAACCTAACAAATTAGATTCCCCACTATCTGTTCATGAAATAGACTTTGGATACTCAAGCGAAGAAGCAGACTCTACCGATAAAGATAAAGGTGTTTTTGAACTTTCACCAAATAACAGCGAACAATTTCATGAAGGTATGAAACATCCAGAAGCGAAAACTGCACACGACAGTATTTTAAGCAACCAAACTCATTGTGATCATTCACAATGCAACCAGTGCTTGCTTGATATGATGTGGAAAAATAGAATCCGTGGGTGCGTCGATCTATCTAACAGCAATGGTGACTATTTAAGGTTAAAAACGAAACTACTGCTGATTTTCGGGCATGATTTATTCCAAAAGATTTATGAATCACTACTTCACGAATGGGAAAGAAATGAAAGTAACTTTACACAAACATCTATTCAAAGTTTCGCAAAGCTCCTTAATTATGAGCAAGTTCAGCATCTTCCTCTTATGATGCAACTCATTCAATTAGACTTGGTGaaattatcagaaaaagaaacttGAAACATTATGAGCAATGAAGTAGCTACTTACATATAATAGTGCAAAAGTTTGACTAATTCAGGTTCAGAGTGTTTGGTAATATATTACaatgagttttaaattagtgaattcacttttgaaatttgtaatcttgagatttttaaatgtaacgtGGTATTACAGCATTTGTTGAACAAATGAAATATCGCAATCAGTGTTCTATAAGTGtcttacatatttattagttgtagctgaatataattattaaaaaataaaaataaaaacttttaaaaatattttcatttgttttaacttGACATTAACATACTTTTCTGACAATGAAGATactgaagaatattttattgcactCTGCATAACTGTAAATATGTAAGGCAAACCgacaatttgaatttaattagaaagatttatttaaaaattaaaactggttCAATAAAACAAGAGAAAACATTCTTACAATTATCAGGGCAATTCTATGCCAAAGAGACACTCAGACATAAAGTTACACaaagtttttcataaatataaatgaatatttttatgtattcatattttgcatagataaatatacatattgacgaaataaaaatatgtctttcatataacaaaatttttgtatttttgtaaaatgctGCTCTGTAGCAACAGTACATGAAAACAGGTGACAAGATTTAGGGGGTCCAAATATTCTAGAAAAGTTTCTAACCACAgtgtatacatataaaaataagtttcggAGTAAGGTATAAAACTAAGCAAatgtagaaatatatatatatgaacatgtaaaaataagcaaaatttttcatttgatggtTTTGTCaagtttccaaaatattttctctgtaCAACAACTATTGTTTTTCAAGTAGCTTCGGCGATACTTTGGGAGCAAGTATTAAACTGTCACAAAGACAAATAAGTGTCATTATAATGCGCACACTTTCAATGATCTTGCAATAAAACcttttattcttgaattattaatcagaaattttaatttcgcaGGTTCAGACACTGTGTTACTAGGTCTCAgaatataaaaagattattagaTTATTCTGATAATCAAGTAGCTGTTTATAACTGCATGCTTTAATATGTTTcgttaaaaattccaaataaatcgtaactttagaaataattttaatttatttttattaaatatctttgaaaaaaagcagcaatatgtttttatttgttacattatCAATTCTCACGAATGAATaacataatcaataaaaaataaatacatgattttacatgttttgaactaacgaaagaaaaatttatgacgTAAAATCATTGCCCTTGGGTAATGACGTAAAACTATTTCCCTCGGATAAATTATTAGCATTATAGACTGTATTTGGTTAGCATCGGTTT
This region of Parasteatoda tepidariorum isolate YZ-2023 chromosome X1, CAS_Ptep_4.0, whole genome shotgun sequence genomic DNA includes:
- the LOC107451055 gene encoding uncharacterized protein isoform X1, with the translated sequence MIACQTTTMDTSYNEPVISKYRKVALLGNGSYGTCYLVKQNKTSYVLKEVNMNSLTSVEKQRAFNEVSMLATLKHRHIIGYRDSAIDHTSGKLSIIMDYADSGDLAAAIEKQKGVPFSEYQTISWFIQISQALQYIHSLNILHRDLKTQNIFLSGNHTIKIGDFGVSRLLNDSKDFAKTAIGTPYYLSPEIIMRKPYNTKSDMWALGCVLFEISALERPFKAVSLPQLVSVILEGSRQPFPTWMKSGLINQLVDDLLSLNPDQRPSTDEILANPSLRSILSGFVQSTNEIPSRHVTRMAYSSNPKDSVKRSASVLNSNNSKIPKCSVKTAIQENERKPTATRVIPPAVVVTEYQDKYEESDRKQRSSSTRAVSLAAIVPEYRGKYAESDRKQRSFSTRAVSPATFVTENRNQFEANERKPRSTSIRATPPGIIGDETTLNENDRKSTSTRVIPSAVVVTEYQDKYEESYNRQRSFSTLADSPVAIATEYQDKYEESYRRQRSFSSRAVSPATFVTEPRDKFETNQRKSRSASIQATPPGIIATENKMLCEFEANEPKPRSAAIRGTSSGIVVNENQITDKFEEKEMKKKWEKRFVFQRTTVANTIANKTPNKFPISEPGISSKSKMNITYVVKEESNSVENTKPNKLDSPLSVHEIDFGYSSEEADSTDKDKGVFELSPNNSEQFHEGMKHPEAKTAHDSILSNQTHCDHSQCNQCLLDMMWKNRIRGCVDLSNSNGDYLRLKTKLLLIFGHDLFQKIYESLLHEWERNESNFTQTSIQSFAKLLNYEQVQHLPLMMQLIQLDLVKLSEKET
- the LOC107451055 gene encoding uncharacterized protein isoform X2 — protein: MIACQTTTMDTSYNEPVISKYRKVALLGNGSYGTCYLVKQNKTSYVLKEVNMNSLTSVEKQRAFNEVSMLATLKHRHIIGYRDSAIDHTSGKLSIIMDYADSGDLAAAIEKQKGVPFSEYQTISWFIQISQALQYIHSLNILHRDLKTQNIFLSGNHTIKIGDFGVSRLLNDSKDFAKTAIGTPYYLSPEIIMRKPYNTKSDMWALGCVLFEISALERPFKAVSLPQLVSVILEGSRQPFPTWMKSGLINQLVDDLLSLNPDQRPSTDEILANPSLRSILSGFVQSTNEIPSRHVTRMAYSSNPKDSVKRSASVLNSNNSKIPKCSVKTAENERKPTATRVIPPAVVVTEYQDKYEESDRKQRSSSTRAVSLAAIVPEYRGKYAESDRKQRSFSTRAVSPATFVTENRNQFEANERKPRSTSIRATPPGIIGDETTLNENDRKSTSTRVIPSAVVVTEYQDKYEESYNRQRSFSTLADSPVAIATEYQDKYEESYRRQRSFSSRAVSPATFVTEPRDKFETNQRKSRSASIQATPPGIIATENKMLCEFEANEPKPRSAAIRGTSSGIVVNENQITDKFEEKEMKKKWEKRFVFQRTTVANTIANKTPNKFPISEPGISSKSKMNITYVVKEESNSVENTKPNKLDSPLSVHEIDFGYSSEEADSTDKDKGVFELSPNNSEQFHEGMKHPEAKTAHDSILSNQTHCDHSQCNQCLLDMMWKNRIRGCVDLSNSNGDYLRLKTKLLLIFGHDLFQKIYESLLHEWERNESNFTQTSIQSFAKLLNYEQVQHLPLMMQLIQLDLVKLSEKET